The following proteins are encoded in a genomic region of Bradyrhizobium sp. SK17:
- a CDS encoding ABC transporter ATP-binding protein → MMTNAGILALEAAPAEAAARALAIAGAGDRVRAKATDRADRPVLALADIALTFGGVAALRGVDLEVAPREIRAVIGPNGAGKSSLLNVISGLYRPDRGRVWFGAHGFAQVPTADLAAHGVARTFQNLAIFKGLSVFDNVLMGLAHRVRTGFLRQIIGSPLARRIEAENRAAAEDVIGFLHLAEVRDRAAGTLPYGVQKRVELARALVARPRLLLLDEPFAGVTAGEKRELSEHVRNARDSYGASIVLIEHDIGVVMGLSDRIAVLDDGRKIADGTPGEVRSDQAVIDAYLGVAHDDVTELAV, encoded by the coding sequence ATGATGACGAATGCCGGCATCCTTGCGCTCGAGGCCGCTCCGGCGGAGGCCGCGGCGCGCGCGCTGGCGATCGCCGGTGCAGGCGATCGGGTGCGCGCGAAGGCCACGGATCGCGCGGACCGGCCGGTGCTGGCGCTCGCCGATATCGCGCTGACATTCGGTGGCGTCGCGGCGCTGCGCGGCGTCGATCTCGAGGTCGCGCCGAGGGAAATCCGCGCCGTGATCGGCCCCAATGGCGCCGGCAAGAGCTCGCTGCTCAACGTCATCAGCGGGCTCTACCGACCCGATCGCGGCCGGGTCTGGTTCGGCGCGCATGGGTTCGCGCAGGTACCGACGGCGGATCTCGCCGCGCACGGCGTCGCGCGCACCTTCCAGAACCTCGCGATCTTCAAGGGCCTGTCGGTGTTCGACAACGTGCTGATGGGGCTGGCACATCGCGTTCGCACCGGCTTCCTGCGCCAGATCATCGGTTCGCCGCTGGCGCGCCGGATCGAAGCGGAGAACCGCGCCGCTGCCGAGGACGTCATCGGCTTCCTGCATCTTGCCGAGGTCCGCGACCGCGCCGCGGGAACGTTGCCGTACGGCGTGCAGAAGCGGGTCGAGCTGGCGCGGGCGCTGGTGGCGCGGCCGCGGCTTTTGCTGCTGGACGAGCCGTTCGCGGGCGTCACGGCGGGCGAGAAGCGCGAACTGTCCGAGCATGTGCGCAATGCGCGCGACAGCTATGGCGCCAGCATCGTGCTGATCGAGCACGACATCGGCGTGGTGATGGGATTGTCCGATCGCATCGCGGTGCTCGACGACGGCCGAAAGATCGCCGACGGCACGCCCGGCGAGGTGCGGTCCGACCAGGCCGTGATCGACGCCTATCTCGGCGTCGCGCATGACGACGTGACGGAGCTCGCGGTCTGA
- a CDS encoding branched-chain amino acid ABC transporter permease, whose amino-acid sequence MFDYQFFIEVLVGGLLSGVMYSLVAIGFVLIYKTSGVLNFAQGAMLLFAALTFVSLVERGIAFPLALLITLVVMVALGVAVERTVLRPLVNQPPITLFMATLGLSYVIEGAAQLLWGTQVHGLDIGISDVPLDIAGVFISRFDLFAAAVAGSLVALFALFFRYTRTGLSFRAVADDPFAALAVGLRLPRVWASVWTASGIVALVAGLLWGARLGVQFSLSLVVLKALPVLVLGGFDSIAGAIIGGLLIGAIEKLAEVYVGPLFGGGIEAWAAYVVALVLLLVRPSGLFGQKLVERV is encoded by the coding sequence ATGTTCGACTATCAGTTCTTCATCGAGGTCCTGGTCGGCGGCCTGCTGTCGGGGGTGATGTACTCGCTGGTCGCGATCGGCTTCGTGCTGATCTACAAAACCTCGGGCGTGCTCAACTTCGCGCAGGGCGCGATGCTGCTGTTCGCGGCGCTGACCTTCGTCAGCCTGGTCGAGCGCGGCATCGCGTTCCCGCTCGCGCTATTGATCACGCTCGTGGTCATGGTCGCGCTCGGGGTGGCCGTCGAGCGCACGGTGCTGCGGCCGCTGGTCAACCAGCCACCGATCACGTTGTTCATGGCGACGCTCGGCCTGTCCTATGTGATCGAGGGCGCGGCGCAGCTGTTGTGGGGCACCCAGGTCCATGGCCTCGACATCGGCATCAGCGACGTGCCGCTCGACATCGCCGGTGTCTTCATCAGCCGGTTCGACCTGTTCGCGGCGGCGGTCGCGGGCAGTCTGGTGGCGCTGTTCGCACTGTTCTTCCGCTACACCCGGACCGGGCTCTCGTTCCGCGCCGTCGCCGACGATCCGTTCGCGGCGCTGGCCGTCGGGCTGCGGCTGCCGCGGGTCTGGGCCAGCGTGTGGACGGCCTCCGGCATCGTCGCGCTGGTCGCCGGGCTGTTGTGGGGCGCACGGCTCGGCGTGCAGTTCTCGCTCTCGCTCGTGGTGCTGAAGGCGCTTCCGGTGCTGGTGCTCGGCGGCTTCGATTCGATCGCGGGCGCGATCATCGGCGGCCTTCTGATCGGCGCGATCGAGAAACTCGCGGAGGTCTATGTCGGGCCGCTGTTCGGCGGCGGCATCGAGGCCTGGGCCGCCTATGTCGTGGCGCTGGTGCTGCTGCTGGTGCGGCCGTCGGGCCTGTTCGGGCAGAAGCTGGTGGAGAGAGTCTAG
- a CDS encoding branched-chain amino acid ABC transporter permease, with translation MSAAASTRAVSGLATFAGIAAAVVAFGAIPFFGSDYLMDAVLTPFLALALAAVGLNLLTGYAGQVSLGSAAFLAVGAYAAYNLHLRLPQLPLLVDLVLAGLVAAAIGILFGLPSLRLRGFYLAVSTLAAQFFVQWALTKFGWFSNDNPSGVIDAPALRVAGISFTTPAGRYLFSLIVVTTATFLAWRLLRAQSGRNFIAVRDHEIAAKVIGVPLLRTKLLAFGVSSFLIGIAGVLWAFAYLRTVEPAGFNLDRSFQILFIIIIGGLASLRGAFLGAAFIVVFPLLLSRAGAALLGGVFDSGVLEMSQRIVIGALIIAFLIAEPRGLIALWDRLWAAIVKRGAAAT, from the coding sequence ATGTCCGCAGCAGCATCGACACGCGCCGTGTCTGGCCTCGCGACATTCGCGGGGATCGCCGCCGCCGTGGTTGCCTTTGGCGCGATCCCGTTTTTCGGCTCGGACTATCTGATGGACGCGGTGCTGACGCCGTTCCTGGCGCTTGCGCTCGCCGCGGTCGGCCTCAATCTGCTCACCGGCTATGCCGGGCAGGTGTCGCTTGGCTCCGCCGCGTTCCTCGCGGTCGGCGCCTACGCTGCCTACAATCTCCACCTCCGGCTGCCGCAACTGCCGCTGCTGGTCGATCTGGTGCTGGCCGGCCTGGTCGCGGCCGCGATCGGCATCCTGTTCGGGCTACCGAGCCTGCGGTTGCGCGGCTTCTACCTCGCGGTCTCGACGCTCGCGGCGCAATTCTTCGTACAGTGGGCGCTGACCAAGTTCGGCTGGTTCTCCAACGACAATCCGTCCGGCGTGATCGATGCACCCGCGCTGCGTGTCGCCGGCATCTCGTTCACGACGCCAGCGGGACGCTATCTGTTCTCCCTGATCGTCGTGACGACAGCGACTTTCCTGGCCTGGCGGCTGCTGCGCGCGCAGAGCGGCCGCAACTTCATCGCGGTGCGCGATCATGAGATCGCCGCCAAGGTGATCGGTGTGCCGCTGCTGCGCACCAAGCTGCTTGCGTTCGGCGTCTCGTCGTTCCTGATCGGCATCGCCGGCGTGCTGTGGGCATTCGCCTATCTGCGCACGGTCGAGCCAGCCGGCTTCAATCTCGATCGCTCGTTCCAGATCCTGTTCATCATCATCATCGGCGGGCTCGCCTCGCTGCGCGGCGCGTTTCTCGGCGCCGCCTTCATCGTGGTGTTCCCGCTGCTGCTGTCGCGCGCCGGCGCGGCGCTGCTCGGCGGGGTGTTCGATTCGGGCGTGCTCGAGATGAGCCAGCGCATCGTGATCGGCGCGCTGATCATCGCCTTCCTGATCGCCGAGCCGCGCGGGCTGATCGCGCTGTGGGACCGGCTGTGGGCGGCAATCGTCAAACGCGGCGCGGCGGCGACGTGA
- a CDS encoding ABC transporter substrate-binding protein has product MIRSRVLKFVLAAAAVVSLGGAPARADEQFFPLQSYRVGPYAAGGTGFFGGFIDYLNLINIRDGGVNGVKLTWDEGETQYEVERGVEVYERLKGRPGVAAWNPLSVGIAYAMIDRITKDKVPLITINHGRTDSTDGRVFPYVFPLLLNPYSETSGIVNYIAGREGGIDKLKGKKLVVLYHGSPYGKETIPIYKLLADKYQFSLEQIEVPHPGNEQQSQWLSIRRAKPDYVVLRGWGVMNPVALKTAQKVGFPADHIIGNVWSNSEEDVIPAGDAAKGYIAITTQASGEQYPVLQEVIKTVYGAGKGNLDDKKRIGSVYHNLGIVNGILNVEAIRIAQAKFGKRTLTGDEVRWGFEHLQLDPARVEALGAKDLFHSINVTWDNHEGDGRVTFQQWDGSRWKVVSGWIAPDWAFLRPIIEKSAAAYAKEHGIKVRTSGDDPVSN; this is encoded by the coding sequence ATGATACGATCGCGAGTTCTGAAATTCGTTCTGGCCGCCGCGGCGGTGGTCTCGCTCGGCGGGGCACCGGCACGCGCCGACGAGCAGTTCTTTCCCCTGCAAAGCTACCGGGTCGGGCCCTATGCGGCCGGCGGCACCGGCTTCTTCGGCGGCTTCATCGACTATCTCAATTTGATCAACATCCGCGATGGCGGCGTCAACGGCGTCAAGCTGACCTGGGACGAGGGTGAGACCCAGTACGAGGTCGAGCGCGGCGTCGAGGTCTATGAACGGCTGAAGGGCCGGCCCGGCGTCGCCGCCTGGAATCCGCTGTCGGTCGGCATCGCCTACGCCATGATCGACCGCATCACCAAGGACAAGGTGCCGCTCATCACCATCAATCACGGCCGCACCGATTCGACCGACGGCCGGGTGTTCCCCTACGTCTTCCCGCTGCTGCTCAATCCCTACAGCGAGACCTCCGGCATCGTGAATTATATCGCGGGCCGCGAGGGCGGCATCGACAAGCTGAAGGGCAAGAAACTCGTCGTGCTCTATCACGGCTCGCCCTACGGCAAGGAGACCATCCCGATCTACAAGCTCTTGGCCGACAAGTATCAGTTCAGCCTGGAGCAGATCGAGGTGCCGCATCCCGGCAACGAGCAGCAATCGCAATGGCTGTCGATCCGGCGCGCCAAGCCTGACTACGTGGTGCTGCGCGGCTGGGGCGTGATGAATCCGGTGGCGTTGAAGACCGCGCAGAAGGTCGGGTTTCCGGCCGACCACATCATCGGCAACGTCTGGTCCAACTCCGAGGAAGACGTGATCCCGGCCGGCGACGCCGCCAAGGGCTATATCGCAATCACCACGCAGGCCTCGGGCGAGCAGTATCCGGTGCTGCAAGAGGTGATCAAGACCGTCTACGGCGCCGGCAAGGGCAATCTCGACGACAAGAAGCGGATCGGCAGCGTCTACCACAACCTCGGCATCGTGAACGGCATCCTCAATGTCGAGGCGATCCGGATCGCGCAGGCGAAGTTCGGCAAGCGCACCTTGACCGGCGACGAAGTGCGTTGGGGCTTCGAGCATCTGCAACTCGATCCGGCGCGGGTCGAAGCGCTCGGCGCCAAGGATCTGTTCCATTCGATCAACGTCACCTGGGACAATCACGAAGGCGACGGCCGCGTCACCTTCCAGCAATGGGATGGCAGCAGATGGAAGGTGGTCTCCGGCTGGATCGCACCGGACTGGGCCTTCCTGCGCCCGATCATCGAGAAGTCCGCGGCCGCCTACGCCAAGGAGCACGGCATCAAGGTTCGCACCTCGGGTGACGACCCGGTCAGCAACTGA
- a CDS encoding ABC transporter ATP-binding protein: MSDVLLSVEGLAATYNHAIAAVSDVSLAVRRGEIVAVLGANGAGKSTTLQAVSALLSARRGQVTAGRIAFDGRDIAGAPAAELVRAGLVPVLEGRHCFASLTVEENLITGAMGRDARRAEIAVDLDRIYALFPRLKQHRRSLAGLTSGGEQQMTAIGRALMSRPRLLVLDEPSMGLAPLVVEAIFRALKQLNSEQGLSILVAEQNSTVALRFSDHAVVLENGRSVLSGAAAELRQRADIKTHYLGGSSQDDLSRRQPSQAVV, encoded by the coding sequence ATGAGCGACGTTCTGCTTTCGGTCGAAGGCCTTGCCGCGACCTACAACCACGCGATCGCCGCGGTCAGCGACGTCTCGCTCGCGGTGCGGCGGGGCGAGATCGTCGCCGTGCTCGGTGCCAACGGCGCCGGCAAGTCGACCACGTTGCAGGCGGTCTCGGCGTTGCTGTCCGCCCGCCGCGGCCAGGTCACCGCCGGCCGCATCGCGTTCGATGGCCGTGACATCGCCGGCGCGCCGGCGGCGGAGCTGGTGCGCGCCGGCCTGGTGCCGGTGCTCGAGGGACGGCACTGCTTTGCCTCGTTGACGGTGGAGGAGAATCTGATCACCGGCGCGATGGGGCGCGATGCGCGGCGGGCCGAGATCGCCGTGGACCTCGACCGCATCTACGCATTGTTTCCGCGCCTCAAGCAGCATCGCCGCTCGCTGGCCGGCCTGACCTCGGGCGGCGAGCAACAGATGACGGCGATCGGCCGCGCCTTGATGTCGCGCCCGCGGCTCTTGGTGCTCGACGAGCCCTCGATGGGTCTCGCGCCGCTGGTGGTCGAGGCAATCTTTCGCGCGCTCAAGCAGCTCAACAGCGAGCAAGGATTGTCGATCCTGGTCGCGGAGCAGAATTCGACGGTGGCGCTGCGCTTCTCCGACCACGCCGTCGTGCTCGAGAACGGGCGCAGCGTGCTGTCGGGCGCGGCGGCCGAACTGCGGCAGCGCGCGGACATCAAGACACATTATCTCGGCGGGTCGTCGCAGGACGATCTGAGCCGGAGGCAGCCGAGCCAGGCTGTCGTATGA
- a CDS encoding acyl-CoA dehydrogenase family protein — protein sequence MANDNLARKIDDDVYARLDAAIDTTVKVNADRNDRESRFPRENLRALAEAGWTGVLNEPQFGGLGLSHVDFAEAAYRIGQADASTGLVYVMHVGAAQTINLFGNADQKERWLKASNGGLLGTYSTSERATGGHWWYNLSEASRDGDDYRVNAEKSFTTSSGQADYYVVQTRTPGAKDQADIIFFIVDGKAKGIESRPWDALGVRANSSGPIRYSNVLVPQRDRLGAEGQGKEIIYDGVSPVYLIGLGAVWEGVARGALNAAIAHTTSFVHKDRNKSLSDYQAIRQELGAAKVLVETLRPWRNELAGKLDALWRAGKPQSEILIPLTEFKVHAAEVANKVAATALTVTGGYGYHRGPIERAYRDARAAIAMGPSNVIARDWIGKALVGLPLELFYEGGE from the coding sequence ATGGCCAACGACAATCTCGCACGCAAGATCGACGACGACGTTTATGCCAGGCTCGATGCCGCCATCGACACGACGGTGAAGGTCAATGCCGATCGCAACGATCGCGAAAGCCGTTTCCCGCGCGAGAACCTTCGCGCGCTGGCGGAGGCCGGCTGGACCGGTGTGCTCAACGAGCCGCAGTTCGGCGGGCTTGGCCTCAGTCATGTCGACTTCGCCGAAGCGGCCTACCGGATCGGGCAGGCCGATGCATCGACCGGCCTCGTCTATGTCATGCATGTCGGGGCTGCCCAGACCATCAACCTGTTCGGCAACGCCGATCAGAAGGAGCGCTGGCTGAAGGCCAGCAATGGCGGCCTGCTCGGGACATACTCGACCAGCGAGCGCGCCACCGGCGGTCACTGGTGGTACAATCTGTCCGAAGCCTCGCGTGACGGCGACGACTATCGCGTCAACGCCGAGAAGTCATTCACGACGAGTTCGGGGCAGGCCGACTATTACGTGGTGCAAACCCGCACGCCCGGTGCCAAAGACCAGGCCGACATCATCTTCTTCATCGTCGACGGCAAGGCCAAGGGTATCGAGTCCAGGCCCTGGGATGCGCTCGGCGTTCGCGCCAACTCTTCCGGCCCGATCCGCTATAGCAACGTGCTCGTTCCGCAGCGCGACCGGCTCGGTGCCGAAGGGCAGGGCAAGGAGATCATCTATGACGGCGTCTCGCCGGTCTATCTGATCGGGCTCGGTGCGGTCTGGGAAGGCGTCGCGCGCGGTGCGCTGAACGCCGCGATCGCCCACACCACGAGCTTCGTGCACAAGGACAGGAACAAGAGCCTGTCCGATTATCAGGCGATCCGCCAGGAATTGGGCGCCGCCAAGGTGCTGGTCGAGACGCTGCGGCCGTGGCGCAACGAACTGGCAGGCAAGCTCGACGCGCTCTGGCGTGCCGGCAAGCCGCAAAGCGAAATCCTGATTCCGCTGACCGAGTTCAAGGTGCATGCCGCCGAGGTCGCCAACAAGGTTGCGGCGACGGCGCTGACGGTGACCGGCGGCTACGGCTATCACCGTGGTCCGATCGAGCGCGCCTATCGCGACGCGCGCGCGGCGATCGCGATGGGACCGTCCAATGTCATCGCGCGCGACTGGATCGGGAAGGCGCTGGTCGGCCTGCCGCTCGAACTGTTTTACGAGGGCGGAGAATAG
- a CDS encoding sorbosone dehydrogenase family protein — MSTSGVFARVVAAIGAGAVAWRRMQGAQPAPAWGSAPQIPAAKSQGAIPTLKMPTARGWDKGQLPVAAPGLKVNAFATGLDHPRWINVLPNGDVLIAEATQIAGTPRSVFHYAMQATMRRAAALGVSANRITLLRDRDGDGVAESRGAFMEGLRQPFGMALIGDTFYVGNTDGVVAFPYTAGADRITAQGRKLVTFKPDGHWTRSLLPSADGTKLYAGVGSLSNIAENGMAVEEGRAAIYELDLAAGTSRIFAGGLRNPVGLAWEPTTNVLWTVVNERDGIGDETPPDYLTSVRDGGFYGWPYCYWGQTVDDRVPQDPAMVAKAIQPDYALGGHTASLGLCWMPQGTLPGFPDGMVIGQHGSWNRSTLSGYKVVFVPFENGRPSGPARDILSGFLAPDEKVSYGRPVGVAIGPDRSLLMADDVGNVIWRVTGA; from the coding sequence ATGAGCACGTCTGGAGTTTTTGCCCGCGTCGTCGCGGCGATCGGGGCCGGCGCCGTGGCGTGGCGGCGGATGCAGGGCGCGCAGCCCGCGCCGGCCTGGGGCAGTGCGCCGCAGATTCCGGCAGCGAAATCGCAAGGCGCGATCCCGACCCTGAAGATGCCGACCGCGCGCGGCTGGGACAAGGGGCAGCTGCCGGTTGCCGCGCCCGGGCTCAAGGTCAACGCCTTTGCCACCGGGCTCGATCACCCGCGCTGGATCAACGTGCTGCCCAATGGCGACGTGCTGATCGCGGAGGCAACCCAGATCGCGGGCACCCCGCGCAGCGTCTTCCATTATGCGATGCAGGCGACGATGCGGCGCGCCGCGGCGCTCGGCGTCAGCGCCAACCGCATCACGCTGCTGCGCGACCGCGACGGCGACGGTGTCGCCGAAAGCCGCGGGGCCTTCATGGAGGGATTGCGCCAGCCGTTCGGCATGGCGCTGATCGGCGACACCTTCTATGTCGGCAACACCGACGGCGTGGTGGCGTTTCCCTACACCGCGGGCGCGGACCGCATCACGGCGCAAGGACGCAAGCTCGTCACCTTCAAGCCCGACGGGCACTGGACCCGCAGCCTGCTGCCGAGCGCCGACGGCACGAAGCTCTATGCCGGCGTTGGCTCGCTGAGCAACATCGCCGAGAACGGCATGGCGGTCGAGGAAGGCCGCGCCGCAATCTACGAGCTCGATCTCGCCGCTGGCACCAGCCGCATCTTCGCCGGCGGCCTGCGCAACCCGGTCGGGCTCGCCTGGGAGCCGACCACCAATGTGCTCTGGACCGTCGTCAACGAGCGCGACGGCATCGGCGACGAAACGCCGCCGGACTATCTGACCTCGGTGCGCGACGGCGGCTTCTACGGCTGGCCCTATTGCTATTGGGGACAGACGGTTGACGATCGCGTGCCGCAGGATCCGGCGATGGTCGCCAAGGCGATCCAGCCGGACTACGCGCTCGGCGGCCACACCGCTTCGCTCGGCCTGTGCTGGATGCCGCAGGGCACGCTGCCGGGTTTCCCCGACGGCATGGTGATCGGCCAGCACGGCTCGTGGAATCGCTCGACGCTGTCGGGCTACAAGGTGGTGTTCGTGCCATTCGAGAACGGCCGCCCCTCCGGTCCGGCGCGCGACATCTTGTCGGGCTTCCTCGCGCCCGACGAGAAGGTGTCCTACGGCCGGCCGGTCGGCGTCGCGATCGGCCCCGACCGCTCGCTGCTGATGGCCGACGACGTCGGCAACGTGATCTGGCGCGTGACCGGAGCGTAG
- a CDS encoding 4-oxalocrotonate tautomerase family protein produces MPTYTCTSAEGRLSAEQKSRIASEITRIHAEVTGAPSYFAQMIFSEVASGDWFMGGVPVAHDHIFVYGHIRSGRAAVDKTRMIRLMADAIRAAANVDSTRAVWVYLNELQPRQMIEFGHVLPEPGDEPAWTEALSDADRSFMQSIGKRR; encoded by the coding sequence ATGCCAACCTATACCTGCACAAGCGCCGAGGGCCGCCTCAGCGCAGAACAGAAAAGCCGGATCGCAAGCGAGATCACCCGGATCCACGCCGAGGTGACCGGCGCGCCGAGCTATTTCGCGCAGATGATCTTCAGCGAGGTCGCTTCCGGCGACTGGTTCATGGGCGGCGTCCCGGTCGCGCATGACCATATCTTCGTCTACGGCCACATCCGCTCCGGCCGCGCCGCGGTCGACAAGACACGGATGATCAGGCTGATGGCGGACGCAATCAGAGCGGCCGCCAATGTCGATAGCACGCGCGCGGTCTGGGTGTATCTCAACGAATTGCAGCCGCGACAGATGATCGAGTTCGGCCACGTACTGCCCGAACCCGGCGATGAACCGGCCTGGACCGAGGCGCTGTCCGACGCCGATCGCAGCTTCATGCAATCGATCGGCAAGCGACGCTGA
- a CDS encoding alpha/beta fold hydrolase, with the protein MSEIKYRTADVDGFKVSYREAGSSGAPKLLLLHGFPSAGHMFRDLIPLLADRFHIVAPDLPGFGQSDMPARDKFAYTFDNIAAVIDRFTEVIGFDRFAVYVFDYGAPTGFRLAVKHPERITAIISQNGNAYEEGLSDDWTPIKAYWQDPSPANRDALRAFLTPETTRWQYTHGTTDPEAVSPDGQNLDNYYMARPGAHDVQLDLFGDYKSNVALYPTFQNYFRTHQPPFLAVWGKNDPFFLPPGAEAFRRDNPKAVVQFFDTGHFALETHATEIARNIRDFLSR; encoded by the coding sequence ATGTCCGAGATCAAGTATCGCACCGCCGATGTCGACGGCTTCAAGGTGTCCTATCGCGAAGCCGGATCGTCAGGCGCGCCAAAGCTGCTGCTGCTGCACGGCTTCCCGAGCGCGGGACACATGTTCCGCGATCTGATCCCGCTTCTCGCCGACAGATTCCACATCGTGGCGCCTGATCTGCCCGGCTTCGGCCAGTCCGACATGCCTGCGCGCGACAAGTTCGCTTACACATTCGACAACATCGCCGCCGTGATCGATCGCTTTACCGAGGTGATCGGCTTCGATCGCTTCGCGGTCTATGTGTTCGACTATGGCGCGCCGACCGGCTTCCGCCTCGCGGTCAAGCATCCGGAGCGGATCACCGCCATCATCTCGCAGAACGGCAACGCCTATGAAGAGGGACTGAGCGATGACTGGACTCCGATCAAGGCCTATTGGCAGGACCCGTCACCGGCGAACCGCGACGCGCTGCGCGCCTTCCTGACGCCGGAGACCACGCGCTGGCAGTACACCCATGGCACGACCGATCCGGAGGCGGTCTCACCCGACGGACAGAACCTGGACAATTACTACATGGCACGCCCCGGCGCGCATGACGTGCAGCTCGACCTGTTCGGCGACTACAAGAGCAACGTCGCGCTGTATCCGACCTTCCAGAATTACTTCCGCACCCATCAGCCGCCGTTCCTCGCGGTGTGGGGCAAGAACGATCCGTTCTTCCTGCCGCCGGGCGCAGAGGCGTTCAGGCGCGACAATCCGAAGGCGGTCGTGCAGTTCTTCGACACCGGCCATTTCGCGCTGGAGACGCATGCCACCGAGATCGCGCGCAACATCCGTGACTTCCTGAGCCGCTAA
- a CDS encoding alpha/beta fold hydrolase: MSIRDVSVVLAHGAWADGSSWARVITALDAEGIKAVAAPLPLTSLADDVAALNRTLERVEGAVVLAGHAYAGAVIAETRSPRVKALVYVAALAPDEGETVADVFYGLPPHPFAPKLAPDGNGLIWLPESAFASAFAQGARTEDLAVLAAVQRPISPACITAPVGRPLWKDVPNWFLVAEEDRMIVPEMQRVMAARMQAAVRSHAVDHTPIVTAPALVTAIVREAISAVAGQTRS; the protein is encoded by the coding sequence ATGTCGATCAGGGATGTCAGCGTGGTGCTTGCCCATGGCGCCTGGGCGGATGGTTCGAGCTGGGCGCGGGTGATCACGGCGCTCGATGCCGAGGGCATCAAGGCGGTGGCGGCGCCGCTGCCGCTGACCTCGCTCGCAGATGACGTCGCCGCATTGAACCGCACGCTCGAGCGGGTCGAGGGAGCGGTGGTGCTGGCGGGCCATGCCTATGCCGGCGCCGTGATCGCCGAGACCCGCTCGCCGCGCGTCAAGGCGCTGGTCTATGTCGCGGCGTTGGCGCCGGACGAGGGCGAAACCGTTGCCGACGTGTTCTACGGCCTGCCGCCGCACCCGTTCGCACCGAAACTCGCGCCCGACGGCAACGGCCTGATCTGGCTGCCCGAGTCCGCCTTCGCGTCGGCCTTCGCGCAAGGCGCGCGAACGGAGGATCTCGCGGTGCTGGCCGCCGTGCAGCGGCCGATCTCGCCGGCCTGCATCACCGCGCCGGTCGGGCGCCCGCTTTGGAAGGACGTCCCGAACTGGTTCCTGGTTGCCGAGGAAGACCGGATGATCGTGCCCGAGATGCAGCGCGTCATGGCGGCGCGCATGCAAGCGGCCGTGCGTTCACATGCCGTCGATCACACCCCGATCGTCACCGCGCCGGCGCTGGTCACGGCCATCGTCCGGGAAGCGATCAGCGCCGTTGCCGGGCAGACCAGATCCTAA
- a CDS encoding ABATE domain-containing protein: MFIADSLGLDFINSIATPVDTPFDWIADGDGLLRWLAQAKLAPPDVLDALKARAKPGELDHVAGQARDLREWFRGFVRKHMGKPLTPRALKELEALNRLLESDEGTSRIVLHHDDGDAFALQRTRRWRSAGSLLLPIGEAMARVVCEESFSDIKACEGPACTLMFADHTRARARRWCSMAVCGNRAKQAAHRSRIKDRG; this comes from the coding sequence ATGTTCATCGCCGACAGCCTGGGCCTCGATTTCATCAATTCGATCGCGACCCCGGTCGATACGCCGTTCGACTGGATCGCCGATGGTGATGGCCTGTTGCGTTGGCTCGCGCAGGCGAAGCTGGCGCCGCCGGACGTGCTCGACGCGCTCAAGGCCCGCGCGAAGCCGGGCGAACTCGATCACGTCGCCGGCCAGGCCCGCGATTTGCGCGAATGGTTCCGCGGCTTCGTGCGCAAGCATATGGGCAAGCCGCTGACGCCGCGGGCGCTGAAGGAGTTGGAGGCGTTGAACCGGCTGCTCGAAAGCGACGAGGGCACCAGCCGCATCGTCCTGCATCATGACGATGGTGATGCGTTCGCATTGCAGCGGACGCGGCGCTGGCGCTCGGCCGGCTCATTGCTGCTGCCGATCGGCGAGGCGATGGCGAGGGTAGTTTGCGAGGAGAGCTTCTCCGACATCAAGGCGTGTGAAGGCCCGGCGTGCACGCTGATGTTCGCCGATCACACGCGGGCGCGGGCGCGCCGCTGGTGCAGCATGGCGGTGTGCGGCAACCGCGCCAAGCAGGCGGCGCATCGCAGCCGGATCAAGGACAGGGGCTAA